AGCGAGCGGCTCAGTGACGTCAGCGAGCGGCTCGTGTGCAGCAGCGAGGCCTGGCGGGCGAGGTGCCGGAACAGCGCGCTGCGCCGCCTAGCGGGCGGGAGGACCGTCacgccccgccgcgccccgcgccccgaAATCCCCGAAGCTCCCCCCCGGTGTCGCCGTGCCCACCTCTCGTggccgctcccggtgcccccccGCCGGTTCCTCCGGGCCATCTTGGCGCGGGCGCTGCGGCGCCGCGCGGGGCCCAGGCGGATGGAGGTGTTCTCCAGCGGTGTCGTTGTCACCAGCACCTTGGTCCCGCTCTGGGTGACAGCGGGTCACGGGCACGgccacccccccaccccaaccCCCCCCCGCGGTGGCCACCCCCTCACCAGGGCTCATGGCCCTGACCCCTCTGTGACCCCTGACCCCGCTGTgacctccccaaaacccccccagccctctccccgctgtccccacctTGAGGATGAGCTCCACGACCTCGGTGTGCACCAGCCCGTGCACCGGCTCCCCGTTCACGTGCGTGATCAGATCCCCGGCGCACAGCCCGGCCTCCTGCGCGGGGCCCCCCTCCTCCACGTGCTGCCCCCCAAAAACGGGGTCACCCTCGGTGAACTGCCTGGGACACCCCGGacccctcccgtgtcccccccccATATCCCCCAAAAACGGGGTCACCCTCGGTGCCCTGCCCGGGTGACACCCGGGACCCCCCTCCTCATATTCCCAAAAACGGGGTCACCCTCGGTGCGCTGCCTGGGACACCCCGGATCCCACCCGTGTCCCCCCCCATATCTCCCAAAAACGGGGTCACCCTCGGTGCGCTGCCCAGGTGACACCCAGGACCCCTCCCCAATATTCCCCAAAAACGGGGTCACCCTCGGTGCGCTGCCCAGGTGACACCCCGGACCCCTCCCCAGTATTCCCCAAAAACGGGGTCACCCTCGGTGCACCTGGATTTCCAcaccccagaccccccaaatgtcccccagCCGTCCTGCCGTGTCAccccccaaatgtccccaagtCCCCcttgtccccgtgtcccccccaaGTCCCCAAGCCCCCcttgtccccgtgtccccaaatgtccccaagccccccttgtccccgtgtcccccccttgtccccgtgtccccaaatgtccccaagcccccccttgtccccatgtcccccccaAGTCCCCAAGCCCCCcttgtccccgtgtccccccccatgtccccaagccccccgtgtccccgtgtcccccccatgtccccaagccccccttgtccccaaatgtccccaagcCCGCCGTGTCCCACCTTGTCCCCATGTCACCtccatgtccccgtgtccccaaatatcccaaagcccgcccgtgtccccgtgtccccccatgtccccaagcccgcccgtgtccccgtgtccccaaacccgcccgtgtccccgtgtccccccatgtccccaagccCCCCTTGTCTCCGTGTCGCCCCacgtccccgtgtccccaaatgtccccaagcccgcccgtgtccccccgtgtccctgttCCTGCCGAGTCCCGGGTTCTCCCACCCGCCCCAAAATCCCCGATctccgtgtcccccccgtgtcaCCCCCGCGTGTCCCCGCGTGTCCCTGACCCAGACGACGTGGTGCACGCTGTACACGTCGCTGTCGCCCAGGTAGACGCGGATGGCGCGGAGGGTGAACCCGAATTTCTTGCCGGGGCGGGGGATGGCGATGGGCGAGCGGGGAGGGGCGGCCACGGCCGGGGCGAGTTCCCGGCCCGGCGACGAGTCGCGAGACGAGGGGTCCGACGACAGCGACCGCGGCGACATCGGGCTGCCCAGGGGGGACGAGCCGGGCGCCTCCCCTGCGCCCCCAGACCCCGCTGACCGccacccaaaaaccccccacgggacacccccagaccccGCTGTCACCCCCCGGGGACAACCCACCcgtgggatttggggtcccgCCACCCACATAAACCCCCCACgggacacccccagaccccGCTGTCACCCCCCGGGGGACAACCCACCCGTGGGATTGGGGGTCCCACCACCCACAAAAACCCCCCACgggacacccccagaccccGCTGTCACCCCCCGGGGGACAACCCACCcgtgggatttggggtcccgccacccacaaaaccccccacgggacacccccagaccccGCTGTCACCCCCCGGGGGACAACCCACCCGTGGGACTGGGGGTCCCACCACCCACAAAACCCCCCACgggacacccccagaccccGCTGTCACCCCCCGGGGGACACCCCACCcgtgggatttggggtcccgCCACCCACCCACAAAAACCCCCCACgggacacccccagaccccGCTGTCACCCCCCGGGGACACCCCACCCGTGGGACTGGGGGTCCCACCACCCACAAAAGCCCCCACgggacacccccagaccccGCTGTCACCCTCCGGGGACACCCCACCCGTGGGACTGGGGGTCCCACCACCCACAAAACCCCCCACGGGAGACCCCCAGACCCCGCTGTCACCCCCCGGGGACACCCCACCCGTGGGACTGGGGGTCCCACCACCCACAAAACCCCCCACGGGAGACCCCCAGACCCCGCTGTCACCCCCCGGGGAACACCCCACCcgtgggatttggggtcccaccACCCACAAAAATCCCCACGGGACACCCCCAACCCTCAAAAGGAACTTCTGTCACCCACCCCTGGGACCAGGGACACCCCACCCGTGGGACTGGGGGTCCCGCCACCCACAAAACCCCCCACgggacacccccagaccccGCTGTCACCCCCCGGGGACCAGGGACACCCCACCCGTGGGACTGGGGGTCCCACCACCCACAAAAACCCCCCACgggacacccccagaccccGCTGTCACCCCCCGGGGACCAGGGACACCCCACCCGTGGGATTTGGGGTACCACCACCCACAAAAACCCCCCACgggacacccccagaccccGCTGTCACCCCGCGGGGACAACCCACCCGTGGGATTGGGGGTCCCGCCACCCACAAAACCCCCCACgggacacccccagaccccGCTGTCACCCCCCGGGGACAACCCACCCGTGGGATTGGGGGTCCCACCACCCACAAAACCCCCCACGGGACACCCCCAACCCTCAAAAGGAACTTCTGTCACCCACCCCCGGGACCAGGGACACCCCACCCGTGGGACTGGGGGTCCCACCACGCACGCAGACCCCCGTGAGAGACCCCAAACCCACGGGATCGGGGGTCCCAACACCCACAGACACCCCGGagccccccaaactccccctcCCGTGGGGACCCAGAGGGTGAAGGGATCCCTGAGTGCTCGGGGTCCTTTGCGGAGGGTCCTGTAGGGGGGGTCCcgggaggatttggggttcccgggaggatttggggtccctgagaggatttgggatctctgagaggatttgggatctctgaGAGGATTTGGGTTCCCcgggaggatttggggttcccgAGAGGATCTGGGATCCCCCGGatgatttggggtccctgggagAAGATCTCTGTGAACAGGGGGTGGTGtcccaggaggatttggggttcttgagaggatttggggtccctgggaggatttgggatcactgagaggatttgggatccccgAGAAGATTTGGGATTCCtgagaggatttgggatccctgagaggatttgggatccctgacagggtttgggatccccaagaggatttggggttcccgggaggatttgggatcactgagaggatttggggtccccgGGATGATTTGGGGTTCCtgagaggatttgggatccctgagAAGATTTGGGATTCCtgagaggatttgggatccctgacagggtttgggatccccaagaggatttggggttcccgggaggatttggggtcccgagaggatttggggtccccgGGATGATTTGGGATTCCTgagaggatttgggattcctgacagggtttgggatccccaagaggatttggggttcccgggaggatttggggtccctgggagAAGATCCCTGTGAACAGGGTGGGGGGTCTcgggaggatttgggatcccagagaggatttgggatccccgggatgatttggggtccctgagaggatttggggttgctgagaggatttgggatccctggcagaatttgggatctctgagaggatttgggattcctgagaggatttggggttcccgggatgatttggggtccctgggaggatttgggatccctgaaaggatttgggattcctgagaggatttggggtccccgggatgatttggggtccctgggagAAGATCTCTGTGAACAGGGGGTGGTGtcccaggaggatttggggttctcgagaggatttggggtccctgggaggatttgggatccctgagAGGATTTGAGGTCCCtgagaggatttgggatctctgggaggatttgggatccctgagAGGGTTTGGGATCCCCGAGAAGATTTGGGATTCCtgagaggatttgggatccctgaCAGGGTTTGGGATGCCCaagaggatttggggttcccgggaggatttggggtccctgggagAAGATCCCTGTGAACAGGGTGGGGGGTCTcgggaggatttgggatcccagaGAGGATTTGGGACACCCGGGATGATTTGGGGTCCCgagaggatttgggatccctgagaggatttggggtccctggcagaatttgggatctctgagaggatttggggttcccgGGATGATTTGGGGTCCCcggcaggatttgggatcccttAGAAGATTTGCGATCCCCGGGAGTATTTGGGGTCCCtgagaggatttgggatccctggcagaatttgggatctctgagaggatttggggtccccgGGATGATTTGGGGAGGCTCCCGGGGGGGTGTCACCCACCGCTGGGGATGATGACGGACAGCGCGGTGGCCGACGCCGACTTGGTGACCTTGCCGGGGGCTCGGGGGCTGCGCTTGTCGCCGCCTCCCTCGGGCGGGGCCACCCCCGGgtgccgcggccgccgcagCCCCAGCTcggcgcgggcggggggcgcctCCCCGGGCCTGGGGGCTGCGGAGGGACGCCGGTTGACACGGGCCGCCCGCCGCACCgagacccctccccaccttCCCCGGCACTCACCCGGCTCCTCTCCGCCTCCATCCGGGGGCCCCTCGCGCCCCCCGTTCCGCGCCCGCTCCTCGCCGGGACGCGCCGGTTCCAGCAGAGCCGAGAAGCGGCGGCGGGCGCCGGGCGGGGGGCTGCCCTCCCCCTCGGGGGGCGCCCCCTCCCCTGCCGAGCGCTGCTTCCTGCGGGGACGCGGCGGGAGGGGGGCGGGGGGTGAGCGCTGcaccccccgggacccccccccgggaccccccggaGCCCCCCCAGGTGCGCACAGCTCAGGTGACGCCGTCCTCCAGCCGCGCTCGCGTCTCCCCTCGTCCCGCGGGCGCCCCTTGGGCTTGGGCTCCTGcgagagctgctccaggctgctgtaCACCTGCGGGGGCGCACCTGGTCACTGCCCGGGcacctgggagcacctggggcacacctgggcacacctggggcacctggggcacacctgggcgCTGCcgggggcacacctggggcacctggggcacacctggggcacctgggagcacctgggggcacctgggagcacctgggcacacctgggtgcacctgggagcacctgggcactgccgggggcacctggggcacacctgggtgcacctgggcacacctgggagcacctgggagcACCgggggcacctgggcacacctgggcactgccggggcacctgggcacacctgggcacacctggggcacacctgggcgCACCTGGGGCACTGCCGGggcacctggggcacacctgaggcacacctgggcacacctgggtgcacctgggcacacctgggcacacctgggcacacctgggcactgccggggcacctggggcacacctgaggcacacctgggcacacctgggtgcacctgggcacacctgggcacacctgggcactgcccgggcacctgggcacacctgggcacacctgggcactgccGGGGCACCTagggcacctgggcacacctgggcactgccGGGGcacctgggagcacctgggagcacctgggcacacctggactCACCCACCACCACACCAGAGTCCCACAGGACCATCCCAGCTTCCACATCCCCTAATTCCCATCTCCCCTGCcccacacctgtcccctcacacctgtCCTCTCTCACACCTGTCCCCCTCACACCTGtccacctctgtcccctcacacctgtccccCCACACCTGTCCTCTCACACCTGTCCtctcacacctgtcccctcacacctgtcccctcacacctgtccccctcatccctgtccccacacctgtcccctcacacctgtcccctcacacctgtccctctcacacctgtcccctcacacctgtcccctctcacacctgtcccctcacacctgtcccctctcacacctgtcccctcacacctgtcccctcacacctgtcctctcacacctgtcccctcacacctgtcccctcacacctgtcccctcacacctgtcccctcacacctgtcccccctcacacctgtcccctctcacacctgtcccctcacacctgtcccccctcacacctgtcccctcacacctgtcccctcacacctgtcccctctcacacctgtcccctcacacctgtcccctcacacctgtccccCCGTGCCACGCCCACCTTGCTGAAGCGCGGCGAGCAGGACGAGAACTGCCGGATCTCCACGGGCTCGTCCTCCGTCGTGTCCTCATCCTCGTACGACGTCACCTGGGGGTACCTGTCCGACCGTgctggggacaggtgtgaggggacaggtgagaggggacaggtgtgaggggacaggtgtgaggggacaggtgtgagggggacaggtgtgaggggacaggtgtgaggggacaggtgtgaggggacaggtgtgagaggggacaggtgtgaggggacaggtgtgaggggacaggtgtgagaggggacaggtgtgaggggacaggtgtgagagggacaggtgtgaggggacaggtgtgaggggacaggtgtgagaggggacaggtgtgaggggacaggtgtgaggggacaggtgtggggggacaggtgtgaggggggacaggtgtgaggggggacaggtgtgaggggacaggtgtgaggggacaggtgtgagaggggacaggtgtgaggggacaggtgtgaggggacaggtgtgagagggacaggtgtgaggggacaggtgtgagggCGGACAGGTGTGAAGGGACAGGTGTGAGGggggacaggtgtgaggggggacaggtgtgaggggGGGACAGGTGTGAATGGGacaggtgtgaggggacaggtgtggggggacaggtgtgagaggggacaggtgtgaggggacaggggtgTGAGAAGGGGGACAGGTGAGTGggggacaggtgtgagggggacaggtgtgaggggGGACAGGTGTGAGAGGTGACAGGTGTGTGAGGAGacaggtgtgaggggacaggtgtgaggAGACAGGTGTGAGGGGGACAGGTGGGGggggacaggtgtgaggggggacaggtgagaggaCAGGTGtgggggacaggtgaggggggacaggtgtgggggggacaggtgtgagggggaacaggtgagaggggacaggtgagaggggacaggtgagcATGGGACAGGTGTGGGGGACAGGTGAGCACgggacaggtgagaggggacaggtgtggggggacaggtgagaggggacaggtgtgaggggAGAGGtgtgagaggggacaggtgagaggggacaggtgtggtgagaggggacaggtgagaggtgacaggtgagaggggacaggtgtgggGGGACAGGTGTGAGTGAGCGGacaggtgtgaggggacaggtgtgaggggGGAACAGGTGTGGGggggacaggtgtgaggggacaggtgttagggggacaggtgtgaggggacaggtgtgagggggacaggtgtgaggggacaggtgagaggggacaggtgtgaggggacaggtgtgaggtgggacaggtgtgagtgggacaggtgtgagtgggacaggtgtgagtgggacaggtgaggggggaCAGGTGTGGGGGACAGGTGTGGGGAGACAGGTGTGGGGGGACAGGtgtgagaggggacaggtgtgaggggggacaggtgtgagtggggacaggtgtgatgggacaggtgtgaggggggacaggtgtgaggggacaggtgtgaTGGGACAGgtgtgagaggggacagggggcagattttggggggtcccgaGACAGGTTTTGGGGGAATCTTGGGGcggttttggggggtcccagggctgattttggggggtcctggagcagattttgggggCGATCTCAGGGTAGGGTTTGGGGATTCCAGGtcagattttggggggtcctggggcaggttttggggtgtcctggagATGATTTTGGGGGGATCCCGGCgcagattttgggggggtcccaaGGCAGGTTTTGGGGGGGATCTTGGGCcagttttggggggtccctaGGCAGATTTTGGGGGTAGTCCCGgggcaggttttggggggtcctggggcagattttggggggatcccAGGGTAGGTTTTGGGAGGATCTTGGGGCGGCTGTGGGAGGGTCCTGTTGCAGGTTTTGGGGGGATCttggggcaggttttgggggtcccagggcaggttttggggtgtccctggggcaggttttggggtgtccctggggcaggttttgggggaatcttggggcagattttggggggtcctggggcaGGTTATGGGGGGATCTcagggcaggttttggggggatCTTGGGGCAGGTTTTGAGGGGTCCTGTtgcaggttttggggtgtcctgggcaggttttggggtgtccctggggcaggttttgggggaatcttggggcagattttggggggtcctggggcaGGTTATGGGGGGATctcagggcaggtttagggGGGATCTTGGGGCAGGTTTTGAGGGGTCCTGTTGCAGGTTttgggggtgtcctgggcaggttttggggtgtcctggggcaggttttgggggaATCTTGGGGCGGTTTTGGGGGGATCtcagggcagattttggggtgtcccagggcaggttttggggcGTCCCTCACTGTCGAAGTAGCTCGTGTCCTCCTCGGACTCCAGGTGCGGCACGAACTCGGCTTTCTGCCGCAGCAGCCCCGTCCAGTCCAGCGCGGCGAAGAAGCCGTGGGCCTTCACCTCCTGCGCGCCCCCTGCGCCCCAGCACCGGCTCAGGGGGgcccggggggtcccggggggtccctggggggggtcccgggtggggaggggtctcacCTGCCCCGAGGCGCCGCAGAGGGTccggctgcagcaggcaggagatgAGGTGCTGAGCGTCCGGGGGCAGCGCCTCGTCCCCCTCGGGCCACAGGATCTCGTCTGGcacaggggaggggacacaggacaggtgagcacagacacctgggggcacctgtgCTGTCCCCGTGTGCTCGTGggggtgaggggacacaggggacacaggacaggtgagcacagacacctgggggcacctgtgctgtccctgtgtgctcgtgggggtgaggggacacaggacaggtgagcacagacacctggggtcacctgtgcTGTCCCCGTGTGCTCGTGGGGATCAGGGaacacaggggacacaggacaggtgagcacagacacctgggggcacctgtgctgtccctgtgtgctcgtgggggtgaggggacacaggggacacagaggggacacagaggggacacaggacaggtgagcacagactgcacacctgggggcacctgtgctgtccctgtgtgctcgTGGGGGgtcaggggacacaggacaggtgagcacagacacctgggggcacctgtgCTGTCCCCGTGTGCTCATGggggtgaggggacacaggacaggtgagcacagacacctgggggcacctgtgCTGTCCCCGTGTGCTCATGGGGGtgaggggacacacaggggacacacaggggacaggtgAGCAGAAATTgcacacctggggtcacctgtgcTGTCCCCGTGTGCTCGTGGGGGgtcaggggacacaggacaggtgagcacagacaCCTGGGTCACCTGTGCTGTCCCCGTGTGCTCGTGGGGGgtcaggggacacagaggggacacaggacaggtgagcacagacacctgggggcacctgtgCTGACCCTGTGTGCTCGTGggggtgaggggacacaggggacacaggacaggtgagcacagacacctgggggcacctgtgCTGTCCCCGTGAGCTCGTGggggtgaggggacacaggacaggtgagcacagacacctgggggcacctgtgCTGTCCCCGTGAGCTCGTGGGGGGTCAGGGGACACAGGACTGGTGAGCACAgacacctggggtcacctgtgctgtccctgtgtgctcgTGGGGGTGAGGGGACAtaggggacacagaggggacacaggacaggtgagcacagactgcacacctgggggcacctgtgctgtccctgtgtgctcgtgggggtgaggggacacaggacaggtgagctgagacacctgggggcacctgtgctgtccccgtgtccacATGCCAACCTggcctgtgtgtccctgtgtcaccccgtgtccctgtgtcaccctgtgtcaccccacgtccccgtgtccccatgtcaccccatgtccctgtgtcaccccatgtccccatgtcaccctgtgtccccatgtccccgtgtccccatgtcacgCCATGTCCCGGTGTcaccctgtgtccctgtgtcaccctgtgtccccgtgtcaccctgtgtccccatgtccccNNNNNNNNNNNNNNNNNNNNNNNNNNNNNNNNNNNNNNNNNNNNNNNNNNNNNNNNNNNNNNNNNNNNNNNNNNNNNNNNNNNNNNNNNNNNNNNNNNNNCACACACCATGACCCAGGTTGTCCGTGCCCCCTCAGACACACTGacccaggtgtccctgtccccaacaAACACCT
This sequence is a window from Oenanthe melanoleuca isolate GR-GAL-2019-014 chromosome 25, OMel1.0, whole genome shotgun sequence. Protein-coding genes within it:
- the MAST1 gene encoding microtubule-associated serine/threonine-protein kinase 1 produces the protein MGTQDEILWPEGDEALPPDAQHLISCLLQPDPLRRLGAGGAQEVKAHGFFAALDWTGLLRQKAEFVPHLESEEDTSYFDTRSDRYPQVTSYEDEDTTEDEPVEIRQFSSCSPRFSKVYSSLEQLSQEPKPKGRPRDEGRRERGWRTASPELKQRSAGEGAPPEGEGSPPPGARRRFSALLEPARPGEERARNGGREGPPDGGGEEPAPRPGEAPPARAELGLRRPRHPGVAPPEGGGDKRSPRAPGKVTKSASATALSVIIPSGEAPGSSPLGSPMSPRSLSSDPSSRDSSPGRELAPAVAAPPRSPIAIPRPGKKFGFTLRAIRVYLGDSDVYSVHHVVWHVEEGGPAQEAGLCAGDLITHVNGEPVHGLVHTEVVELILKSGTKVLVTTTPLENTSIRLGPARRRSARAKMARRNRRGGTGSGHERRRSALFRHLARQASLLHTSRSLTSLSRSLSSSDSLPASPTHARARDPGASPPSSSPGSSAPPSPAGPHLRPSSLQGLSPKLQRQYRAARCRSAGSIPLSPLAHTPSPPAASPPAFPAKLHPKAAESPRLARRGLPDKAAPGPPRKLGLEPPRKDFPAEPPLQSLAEWDGEGPAEPPPPAPPARRLGRQELPLLLGGPPGAEPPPPAPEEPERGARGPPKALSPVQEHERGGAAPGGPPVPIVVVGPGATPGDPRSAAGPPGR